In Leptospira stimsonii, a single window of DNA contains:
- a CDS encoding acetyl-CoA C-acetyltransferase, with translation MSNAYVIDAVRTPRGKGKKRGTLASIHPQELSAATLNAIQERNGIKPEIVEEVVMGCVSQVDDQAACIARYAVMAALWPNSVPGYTVNRFCGSGLQAVNNAANHVQSGSMQIALGGGVESMSRVKMGADLNGRDFNIGNPNIQKHYNLVPQGISADLIATKFGISREEADRFAESSQIKADHAIKSGYFKKSIIPVKTEDGTIVDSDENPRIESTFEWLSDLGPVFKTIGEKELDAIALKSYPEISKINHIHTLGNSSGIVDGAASVLLASDEGVKKYGLKPRARIVAMASTGEDPTIMLTGPVSASKKALAMAGLKPDDIDLWEINEAFASVVLYTQKSLGIPSEKINVNGGAIALGHPLGATGAILLGTALDELERRQQRYALMTLCIGGGMGIATIIERI, from the coding sequence ATGTCAAACGCCTATGTAATCGATGCAGTTCGAACTCCAAGAGGGAAAGGGAAAAAAAGAGGAACTCTTGCTTCCATTCACCCTCAAGAACTTTCCGCCGCGACCTTAAATGCAATCCAAGAAAGAAACGGGATTAAACCGGAAATCGTTGAAGAAGTAGTAATGGGATGTGTATCTCAAGTTGACGATCAAGCGGCATGTATTGCACGTTATGCGGTAATGGCCGCGCTCTGGCCGAATTCGGTTCCTGGATATACGGTAAACCGCTTCTGCGGCTCCGGACTGCAAGCAGTAAACAATGCCGCAAATCACGTTCAATCGGGTTCTATGCAAATTGCACTCGGCGGCGGAGTAGAATCCATGTCCCGTGTAAAAATGGGAGCGGACTTAAACGGAAGAGATTTCAATATCGGAAATCCTAATATTCAAAAACACTATAATTTAGTCCCTCAGGGAATCTCTGCGGATCTTATCGCGACCAAGTTCGGAATCTCTCGCGAAGAGGCGGATCGTTTTGCGGAATCTTCTCAAATCAAAGCGGACCATGCGATTAAATCCGGTTATTTCAAAAAATCGATCATTCCAGTAAAAACGGAAGACGGCACAATTGTCGATAGCGACGAAAATCCCCGTATCGAATCCACTTTTGAATGGCTCTCAGACCTTGGTCCGGTATTCAAAACGATCGGCGAGAAAGAGTTAGACGCAATCGCCCTGAAATCCTATCCCGAAATTTCTAAAATCAACCACATTCATACATTAGGAAATTCTTCAGGAATCGTAGACGGAGCCGCATCGGTTCTCCTAGCTTCGGATGAAGGTGTAAAAAAATACGGACTAAAACCTCGCGCACGCATCGTAGCAATGGCTTCTACCGGAGAAGATCCAACAATCATGCTCACAGGACCGGTCTCCGCATCTAAGAAAGCGCTCGCGATGGCCGGTCTCAAGCCGGACGATATTGATCTCTGGGAAATCAACGAAGCGTTCGCTTCAGTGGTTCTCTACACTCAAAAATCTCTCGGAATCCCTTCGGAAAAGATCAACGTAAACGGAGGAGCAATTGCCCTGGGTCACCCTCTCGGTGCAACCGGAGCGATTCTCCTAGGAACTGCGTTAGACGAACTTGAAAGAAGACAACAACGTTATGCGCTTATGACTCTCTGTATCGGCGGCGGAATGGGCATCGCAACGATCATAGAAAGAATCTAA
- a CDS encoding DUF1564 family protein, which yields MREINSIDKSVICSSLKGPKITCSFLIPLDLMKRLPNAERRSIGKNINFLLRQYGRRLKENKRFSQKALTIKYQKAGKSLIKVNSRIFPEEWAMLSVLASSHGISRCFLYCILIQIFLSDRTKRNAKILQNFFPSKFESFIWSIDLKDKVIRRILYEGSVISSS from the coding sequence GTGCGGGAAATTAATAGTATAGATAAGAGCGTAATTTGCTCCTCACTCAAAGGACCCAAAATTACGTGTAGCTTTTTGATTCCTTTGGACTTAATGAAAAGATTACCAAACGCAGAAAGACGAAGTATTGGGAAGAATATCAATTTTTTATTACGCCAGTACGGCCGGCGATTAAAAGAAAATAAGAGATTCTCTCAAAAAGCATTAACAATAAAGTATCAAAAGGCCGGAAAATCTTTAATAAAAGTAAATTCCAGAATTTTTCCAGAAGAATGGGCGATGCTGAGTGTATTAGCGTCTTCTCATGGAATCTCAAGATGTTTCTTATATTGTATCCTTATACAAATTTTTTTATCAGATAGAACGAAACGTAATGCAAAGATTCTTCAAAATTTCTTCCCCTCCAAGTTCGAATCATTCATCTGGTCCATTGACCTTAAAGATAAGGTTATTAGGAGAATTCTCTATGAAGGAAGTGTGATTTCATCTTCTTGA
- a CDS encoding YheT family hydrolase has product MLQNLKTPKFDPKGLLKYPFIQTALASLAWNLPKEMPFLKNAQRMILDVGKGVKLESSFSKQKKQKTKGLLILLHGWEGSIKSTYILRTSHRFYEQGYDIFRLNYRDHGDTHHLNPAPFNGSLIEETYEAVRKASFLAEKNVPVFIIGFSLGGNFTLRIARVHSHSEKKLNQLKHCIAISPAIHPKDATILMDKKLIIGRYFLKKWKESIEKKQHHFPTIVPYKEILKERSVMKMTEKLIESSDDFRDLDHYFGTYTLGERELSEILTPTTIVTSKDDPIIRGESFLALHPNRNVRISIQNFGGHNGFLENWNGSCWYFKVLEEIFQ; this is encoded by the coding sequence ATGTTGCAAAACCTAAAGACTCCAAAATTCGATCCGAAGGGACTCCTAAAATATCCTTTTATTCAAACCGCACTTGCATCTTTAGCTTGGAATTTACCGAAGGAAATGCCCTTCTTAAAAAATGCGCAGAGGATGATCCTGGATGTAGGCAAAGGAGTGAAATTAGAAAGTTCATTTAGCAAACAGAAGAAGCAAAAAACGAAGGGACTCCTAATTCTTCTTCATGGTTGGGAAGGGAGCATTAAATCAACTTATATTCTGAGAACTTCGCATCGCTTTTATGAGCAAGGATACGACATCTTTCGCCTCAATTATAGGGATCATGGGGATACGCACCATCTCAATCCGGCCCCCTTCAATGGGAGCCTAATCGAAGAGACCTATGAGGCGGTGAGAAAAGCCAGCTTTCTTGCAGAAAAGAATGTTCCTGTTTTTATTATAGGATTTTCCTTAGGTGGAAATTTCACTCTGAGAATTGCAAGAGTTCATTCTCATTCTGAGAAAAAGCTGAATCAATTGAAACATTGTATTGCGATTTCTCCAGCGATTCATCCAAAAGATGCAACGATTCTAATGGATAAGAAACTTATCATCGGTCGCTATTTTCTTAAGAAATGGAAGGAATCCATTGAAAAGAAACAGCATCATTTTCCGACAATCGTTCCTTATAAAGAGATTCTTAAGGAGCGTTCGGTGATGAAGATGACGGAAAAATTGATCGAATCTTCGGACGATTTTCGCGATTTGGATCATTACTTTGGAACTTACACATTGGGGGAGCGGGAACTCTCTGAAATTTTGACTCCGACAACAATAGTCACTTCGAAAGACGATCCAATCATTCGTGGGGAGAGTTTTCTCGCACTTCACCCGAATCGAAATGTTCGAATTTCGATTCAAAATTTCGGAGGTCATAATGGTTTTCTTGAGAACTGGAATGGTTCGTGTTGGTATTTTAAAGTCTTGGAGGAAATTTTTCAGTAA
- a CDS encoding LIC_13076 family protein: MKNLLVHLFSFQIHSKIGFLILIFFLSCKSFVLNGVRGGAFTTSPNGTQKDSKVLEISCKPILKQTQWYLLFGSFPINRVNSSEILPDTNENYRVTIKTTWMDGLLSVLLGIAASVTRKTIEVESCDGGEIASLKNSPVPMDKMETKAENPKWKEEFLRQNEKQWKDEVQERFFSEKEEEVESIWKKEMRNSKNLSVLFLKSGEIVKGKVTRIDGEGVKLFFKGQEKTFKRADVLKVRFQD, encoded by the coding sequence GTGAAGAATCTACTCGTGCATTTGTTTTCTTTTCAGATCCATTCCAAAATTGGATTCTTAATTCTTATTTTTTTTCTTTCTTGCAAAAGTTTCGTTCTGAATGGTGTGAGAGGCGGAGCTTTTACTACTTCTCCTAACGGAACCCAAAAGGATTCAAAAGTTTTAGAAATTTCTTGTAAGCCAATTCTCAAGCAAACGCAGTGGTATCTCCTTTTTGGTTCCTTTCCGATAAATCGTGTGAACTCCTCGGAAATTCTTCCTGATACGAATGAAAATTATCGAGTAACGATCAAAACCACTTGGATGGACGGTCTCCTGAGCGTTCTTCTTGGAATTGCCGCTTCCGTGACTCGAAAAACTATCGAAGTGGAAAGTTGTGATGGCGGAGAAATTGCGTCTCTTAAGAATTCTCCGGTTCCAATGGACAAAATGGAAACCAAGGCGGAAAATCCAAAATGGAAAGAAGAATTCTTAAGACAGAACGAAAAACAATGGAAGGATGAAGTTCAAGAACGTTTCTTCTCCGAGAAAGAGGAAGAAGTGGAATCTATCTGGAAAAAAGAAATGAGAAATTCTAAAAATCTTTCCGTTCTCTTTCTGAAATCCGGCGAGATTGTAAAAGGAAAAGTGACCCGGATCGATGGTGAGGGTGTTAAGCTCTTCTTCAAAGGTCAGGAGAAGACGTTTAAGCGCGCCGATGTCCTAAAAGTCCGCTTTCAAGATTAA
- a CDS encoding DUF1566 domain-containing protein, translating into MFNFRILALRFFFSLSILIHSACYLNPYFRDLVSQEDKKESPLALLLLFVGAPIIKGDVIFFPQTGLSWMRCTLGQTFDPSTNTCTTISVAPIYCSSLDNQCNGNLLGGVLSSGPAFDACAGFSSSNATGSWRVPTHLELKSIVSCSNGTDLKNFTDTQTCGTGFDVPTIRKDWFPGTPTNNPIEFWSSTSDPSNATFAWKVNFSTGATNLTAGKNSSGYLRCVAGSP; encoded by the coding sequence ATGTTTAATTTTCGGATTCTCGCGCTTCGATTTTTTTTCTCTCTCTCGATCTTGATTCATTCCGCTTGTTATCTGAATCCTTATTTTCGAGATCTTGTCTCCCAGGAAGACAAAAAAGAGTCTCCTCTGGCGCTCCTTTTACTTTTTGTAGGAGCTCCTATTATCAAGGGGGATGTTATCTTCTTTCCTCAAACGGGTCTTTCTTGGATGCGTTGCACACTTGGTCAAACTTTTGATCCTTCCACAAATACCTGTACGACAATCTCCGTCGCTCCCATCTATTGTTCTTCCTTGGATAATCAGTGCAATGGAAATCTTTTAGGCGGAGTTCTCTCTTCGGGGCCGGCCTTTGATGCCTGCGCAGGTTTTAGTTCTTCCAATGCCACTGGATCTTGGAGAGTTCCCACGCACTTAGAGTTGAAGTCGATAGTTTCCTGTTCGAATGGGACGGATCTAAAGAATTTCACGGACACTCAAACTTGCGGAACTGGTTTCGATGTCCCTACGATTCGTAAGGATTGGTTTCCAGGAACTCCCACAAATAATCCGATTGAATTTTGGTCTTCCACGAGCGATCCCTCGAACGCCACCTTTGCCTGGAAAGTGAACTTTAGCACAGGAGCGACGAATCTGACCGCTGGGAAGAATTCTTCTGGATACCTTCGTTGTGTCGCAGGCTCCCCTTAA
- a CDS encoding efflux RND transporter permease subunit, translating into MNFAALSIKRPIFITCTVLLILVAGYLSLNKLGVDLFPNITIPVVTVTVPYPGAAPNEIETLIAKPVEDELSTISGVKRVKSICNEGVGTVVVEFTLETDVKYAEQQVRDKVSSVKPKLPDDAKEPVIRRIDPADQPILIIALKAELPEAELYDIANEEIKQILLTTKDVGNVNIYGGRKREIHVELDRQKLKEHMIPASVVSNRLASGGMNIPAGKVSKTDKELVYRTINEFHSPQEIRDTPISLFGNEVPVRIGQLGEVKDTVEDETSRAYFNGKKAVFLLVYKQSGSNTVAVAQAVKKKVSEINVDLAKRNGSPELTTANDSSITIDNNIYDVKETIIIGIILTIIVVLLFLGSVRSTLITGLALPNSLLGAFILMAIAGFTVNIMTLLALSLAVGLLIDDAIVVRENIFRHREMGKTAREASIEGTKEVTLAVVATTMTVIAVFMPIAFISGVVGQFLREFGLTVCFALLISLYDALTIAPMLSAYFGGKIGNHGHSSSPSHTIPDLSTQVEKGKKKGKNSIATTTLEEIAYSKIRTQNKISKGWIVRIFSPILTLLGKLETGLDSILSIFNVFQSWLEDRYASVLRFTLRRPMLILSGAVLIFIVSLGLTKFIPKTFLPAQDEGKFSVTLDMPPGTSVAKMAQVAQEVDQKIRSYKEIKLVAMFNTNRNTNMFVEMVPSKQRKMNTTQFKEFLRKELSVFSYANPIVKDIDNVGGGQRPFTLIVSGQKGEVVEDYAKKLFTRLQKSPALLDVDTSYRAGAPEFRVIPDRQMEVLLGVPGTVIGTELRTLVEGTTPAVYRENGVEYDIRVRLKEGQRDLKENFYSSFVPNFNNRLIPIQNVAKAEETTGLATINRLNRNKSVEIYADVNPQGPGMGGAMEEVAKITQTELPLPAGVKIGYTGQAESFKEMGTSMAIAMGLGVLFIYMVLASLYESFITPIAIMLVLPLALCGAFIALFLTQKSLDIFSMIGLIMLIGVATKNSILLVDFTNQLLQKGMDMKEAIVEAGRERLRPILMTSFALVAGMLPIAIGLNEASRQRTSMGVAIIGGLISSTILTLVVVPAAFSYIEKLNQFVRRNSPNPDV; encoded by the coding sequence ATGAACTTTGCAGCACTCTCTATCAAGAGACCCATTTTTATAACCTGTACCGTCTTGCTGATTCTTGTAGCTGGATATCTCTCATTGAACAAGTTGGGAGTGGACCTATTCCCTAACATCACGATTCCGGTCGTTACGGTAACTGTTCCATATCCGGGAGCGGCGCCTAACGAGATTGAGACGCTCATCGCAAAACCAGTGGAAGATGAATTGTCGACGATTTCCGGAGTCAAAAGGGTAAAGTCCATCTGTAACGAAGGAGTAGGGACGGTCGTTGTAGAATTTACTCTGGAAACGGACGTAAAGTATGCGGAACAACAAGTCCGAGATAAAGTTTCCAGCGTGAAACCGAAACTTCCCGATGACGCCAAAGAACCCGTCATTCGAAGAATCGATCCCGCTGATCAGCCGATTCTTATCATTGCCCTCAAAGCTGAACTTCCGGAAGCAGAACTTTATGATATAGCGAACGAAGAAATCAAACAAATTCTCTTAACAACCAAGGACGTAGGGAACGTAAACATCTACGGAGGACGAAAGCGTGAGATTCACGTGGAATTGGATCGTCAGAAGCTGAAAGAGCATATGATTCCTGCTTCCGTTGTTTCTAATCGTCTCGCTTCGGGAGGAATGAACATTCCGGCCGGAAAGGTTAGTAAGACGGATAAGGAACTTGTTTATAGAACTATCAACGAATTTCATTCTCCGCAAGAAATCAGAGATACTCCGATTTCGCTTTTTGGAAACGAGGTTCCGGTAAGAATCGGCCAACTCGGAGAAGTAAAGGATACGGTGGAAGACGAAACTTCTCGTGCTTACTTTAACGGAAAGAAGGCGGTCTTTCTTCTCGTCTATAAACAATCCGGTTCTAACACCGTGGCCGTTGCACAAGCGGTTAAAAAGAAGGTTTCCGAAATTAACGTCGATCTTGCAAAAAGAAACGGATCTCCGGAGCTTACGACCGCGAACGATTCTTCCATAACGATCGATAACAATATCTACGACGTAAAGGAAACGATCATCATCGGAATCATTCTCACGATCATTGTCGTATTATTGTTTTTAGGAAGCGTTCGTTCCACGTTGATCACCGGTTTGGCGCTTCCTAACTCTCTTCTCGGTGCCTTTATTCTTATGGCCATTGCTGGATTTACGGTGAACATCATGACTCTTCTCGCCTTGAGTCTTGCAGTCGGTCTCCTCATCGATGATGCGATCGTAGTGCGTGAGAATATTTTCAGACACAGGGAGATGGGAAAGACCGCGAGAGAAGCTTCCATCGAAGGGACCAAGGAAGTGACGCTCGCAGTAGTCGCGACTACGATGACAGTGATTGCGGTTTTTATGCCGATCGCGTTCATAAGCGGTGTCGTTGGTCAGTTCTTGAGGGAATTCGGTCTCACGGTTTGTTTTGCGCTTCTTATTTCTCTCTATGATGCGCTGACGATCGCTCCGATGTTGTCCGCGTATTTCGGCGGAAAGATCGGCAACCACGGACATTCTTCTTCTCCTTCGCATACGATTCCCGATTTATCGACTCAAGTAGAGAAAGGAAAAAAGAAGGGCAAGAATAGTATTGCGACTACGACTTTGGAGGAAATCGCCTATTCCAAAATCCGCACTCAGAACAAGATCAGCAAAGGATGGATCGTAAGAATTTTTTCTCCGATTCTAACCCTTCTTGGAAAACTGGAAACTGGACTCGATTCTATTTTAAGTATCTTTAATGTGTTTCAGTCCTGGCTTGAGGATCGTTATGCTTCCGTCCTTAGATTCACCCTTAGAAGGCCGATGTTGATTTTATCCGGGGCGGTTTTGATATTCATAGTCAGTTTGGGGTTAACGAAATTCATTCCAAAGACGTTTCTTCCCGCTCAGGATGAAGGAAAATTCTCCGTAACTCTGGACATGCCTCCGGGAACTTCAGTCGCAAAGATGGCGCAGGTAGCGCAGGAAGTGGATCAAAAGATCCGTTCTTACAAAGAGATCAAACTCGTAGCGATGTTTAATACCAATCGAAACACGAATATGTTCGTAGAGATGGTTCCTTCCAAACAACGGAAGATGAACACGACGCAGTTTAAAGAATTTCTTCGCAAAGAATTGAGCGTTTTCTCTTACGCGAATCCGATCGTCAAAGACATAGACAACGTGGGAGGAGGACAACGACCTTTTACTCTGATCGTCAGCGGACAAAAAGGGGAAGTCGTGGAAGATTATGCGAAGAAGCTTTTTACGCGCCTTCAAAAATCTCCCGCGCTTCTGGACGTAGATACGAGTTATCGTGCGGGCGCTCCCGAGTTTCGAGTGATACCCGATCGTCAGATGGAAGTTCTTCTCGGCGTTCCTGGAACCGTGATCGGAACCGAACTTCGAACTCTTGTGGAAGGAACGACTCCAGCGGTTTACAGAGAGAACGGAGTGGAATACGATATTCGTGTTCGTTTGAAGGAAGGTCAAAGAGACCTCAAAGAAAACTTTTATAGTTCCTTCGTTCCGAATTTTAACAATCGACTGATTCCGATTCAGAATGTCGCGAAGGCGGAGGAAACGACCGGACTCGCTACGATCAACCGTCTCAATCGAAACAAATCCGTTGAAATCTACGCCGATGTAAATCCGCAAGGTCCGGGAATGGGAGGAGCAATGGAAGAAGTCGCAAAGATCACCCAAACCGAACTTCCTCTTCCTGCGGGAGTTAAGATCGGTTATACGGGACAAGCGGAGAGTTTTAAGGAGATGGGTACCTCGATGGCGATTGCGATGGGCCTTGGAGTTCTCTTTATCTATATGGTTCTCGCTTCTCTTTATGAAAGTTTTATCACCCCGATTGCGATCATGCTCGTATTGCCTCTCGCTCTTTGCGGCGCCTTTATCGCGTTATTCCTGACTCAGAAATCTCTGGACATCTTTTCGATGATCGGGCTCATCATGTTGATCGGCGTGGCTACGAAGAATTCGATTCTTCTCGTAGACTTCACCAATCAGCTCCTTCAAAAGGGGATGGATATGAAGGAGGCGATCGTGGAAGCCGGAAGAGAAAGACTAAGACCGATTCTTATGACCTCGTTCGCGTTAGTCGCGGGTATGCTTCCGATCGCGATCGGACTCAACGAAGCTTCTCGTCAGAGAACGAGTATGGGTGTTGCGATCATTGGAGGTTTGATCTCCTCTACGATTCTTACTCTGGTGGTGGTTCCGGCGGCTTTTTCTTACATTGAGAAGTTGAACCAATTCGTGAGAAGGAATTCTCCGAATCCGGACGTATAA